AATGTGGCGGTGATTACCTTTGCCTTAAATGGCTTGATATGGGTTGTCAACTTAGTTGTAGGTGGGGATTATGGATTTTTGAGTAAACCACCAATTGTTGGAAACTTCGGCCAGCCCTTAAATTATCTCATTGTTTCGACTGTTATCGTGATAGCAATTCGCTTAACAGGGAAATTAGTAGAAAATTTTTTACAACAAAAATCGGAAGAATTTATTCAAGAGAAGATCTAAAATGATCTTCTCTTTTTTGGGTTTTTAAGAAGCAAAAAGAAAATTGTGAACGTTAACTTCAAAAATTCTCTTAGAAGTAGAATTTTTCTAGAATTTTCTCAAAAAACATGCAGGAATTTTATCAAAAACTAAGCACGATTGGATTTTTTGTGTTATAATATTCTTTGAATAGCTATGCCCAAACATAGTTATTAAATAGAAGTGAGAAACTTGGAAGACAGAGAGGATGCGATGTAATGACTAGAGATGGTTTTTTTACAGGCTTAGATATCGGAACTAGCTCGATTAAAGTGCTAGTAGCTGAGCATAGAGATGGCGAAGTAAATGTAATTGGTGTTAGCAATGCCAAAAGTAAAGGTGTCAAAGACGGAATTATTGTTGATATTGAAGCAGCTGCTTCAGCAATCAAATCTGCAATCACACAGGCAGAAGAGAAAGCTGGTATTTCTATTAAGTCTGTCAATGTTGGCCTTCCAGCAAACCTCTTGCAGGTTGAACCAACACAAGGAATGATTCCTGTAACTTCAGATACTAAAGAAATCACAGATCAAGATGTTGAAAATGTTGTCAAATCAGCTTTGACAAAGAGCATGACTCCTGACCGTGAAGTGATTACCTTTATTCCAGAAGAATTCATCGTGGATGGTTTCCAAGGAATCCGTGACCCTCGTGGTATGATGGGTGTCCGCTTGGAAATGCGCGGTCTGCTTTACACAGGTCCTCGTACGATTCTACACAATCTTCGCAAGACAGTTGAGCGTGTAGGTATTCATGTTGATAACGTGATTATTTCACCTTTGGCAATCGTGAACTCCGTTCTCAATGAAGGTGAACGTGAATTTGGTGCGACTGTCATTGACATGGGTGGAGGTCAGACTACTGTAGCGACTATCCGTAACCAAGAATTGCAGTTCACTAACATCTACCAAGAAGGTGGAGATTACGTCACTAAAGACATTTCTAAAGTCTTGAAAACATCTCAAAAAATTGCAGAAAGTTTGAAACTGAACTATGGTGAAGCTTACGTTCCACTTGCGAGTAACGAAACTTTCCAAGTTGAAGTAATTGGTGAAGTAGAACCTGTTGAAGTAACAGAAAGCTACTTGGCAGAAATTATCTCAGCACGCATCAAACATATCTTTGACCAAATCAAACAAGAGTTGGAAAGAAGACACTTGTTGGATTTGCCAGGAGGTATCGTCCTTATCGGTGGAAATGCAATTTTACCAGGAATTGTTGAATTAGCCCAAGAAGTATTTGGTGTTCGCGTAAAACTCTATGTACCAAATCAAGTTGGAATTCGCAACCCTGCATTTGCGCACGTGATTAGCTTGTCTGAGTTTGCTGGTAAATTGACTGAAGTCAATCTTCTTGCTCAAAAAGCAGTTAAAGGAGATGAATTCCTTCGTCAAAAACCAATCAACTTTGGCATTCCAAATCAACGTTTGAATCCAGTAGCGCAACCAAGTCCAGCACAAACAGCTCCAGCTGAAACTGTGCAGGAAACTCCAGTTGCTCCGAAGGAAGAATTCCAAGCAAGTTCTCAAAGTAAACCGAAGCTAACAGAACGTTTCCGTGGTTTGATCGGAAGCATGTTTGATGAATAAAAGAGGATAAGAAATTATGACATTTTCATTTGATACAGCAGCAGCTCAAGGCGCAGTTATTAAGGTAATTGGTGTCGGTGGTGGTGGTGGTAACGCCATTAACCGCATGGTTGACGAAGGTGTTGCTGGTGTAGAATTTATCGCAGCTAACACTGATGTGCAAGCCCTTAGCAGTACGAAAGCAGAAACAGTTATCCAACTTGGTCCAAAATTGACTCGTGGTTTGGGTGCTGGAGGACGTCCAGAAGTTGGACGTAAAGCTGCAGAAGAAAGTGAAGAAGCTTTGACGGAAGCTATCACTGGAGCAGACATGGTCTTTATCACGGCAGGTATGGGTGGTGGATCTGGTACAGGTGCAGCCCCTGTTATTGCACGTATCGCTAAAGATCTTGGTGCTCTTACAGTTGGTGTTGTGACACGTCCTTTCGGATTTGAAGGAAGCAAACGTGGTCAGTACGCTGTAGAAGGAATCAACGAACTTCGCGAGCATGTTGATACTTTGTTGATTATCTCTAATAACAACTTGCTTGAAATTGTTGATAAGAAAACACCACTTCTTGAAGCTCTTAGCGAAGCAGATAACGTTCTTCGTCAAGGTGTTCAAGGGATCACTGACTTGATCACGAACCCAGGATTGATTAACCTTGACTTTGCTGACGTGAAAACTGTAATGGCAAACAAAGGGAATGCCCTTATGGGTATCGGTATCGGTAGTGGTGAAGAACGCGTTGTTGAAGCGGCTCGTAAAGCAATTTACTCTCCACTTCTTGAAACAACTATCGATGGTGCAGAGGATGTTATCGTAAATGTTACTGGTGGACTTGACTTGACCTTGATTGAAGCAGAAGAAGCTTCAGAAATTGTCAACCAAGCAGCTGGCCAAGGTGTAAACATCTGGCTTGGAACATCAATTGACGAAAGCATGAAGGATGAAATCCGTGTTACAGTTGTAGCAACAGGTGTTCGTCAAGAGCGAGTGGAAAAAGTAGTTGGAGCTCGTAACAACCAACCAGTTGGAAGACCATCAACTAAAGCTCCACAAGCACACACATTTGACCGTCAATTCGACTTGGAAGAGACAGCAGAATTGCCTAAATCAAGTCCACGTCGCTTTGAAACTAACCAAGCCTCTGCTTTTGGAGACTGGGACTTGCGTCGTGAGTCTATTGTTCGCCAAACAGATCCAGTTGTTTCACCAGTAGAACGCTTCGAAACACCAGTTTCACAAGATGAAGATGAATTGGATACACCTCCATTCTTCAAAAATCGTTAATCAATGAATTTGAAAAAAAATACTGAATTAGTTTTTCAGCAAATAGCTGATGCTAGTCAAGAAGCCAACCGTGCTCTAGATGCTGTTTCAGTAATCGCAGTGACAAAGTATGTAGATGTACAAACAGCGGAAGCCATGCTTCCGCTTGGTGTCCGTCATATAGGTGAAAATCGAGTCGATAAATTTTTAGAAAAATATCAGGCCTTGAAAGATTACCCAGTTACTTGGCATTTAATAGGAACACTACAGAGACGGAAAGTGAAAGAAGTAATCCCATATGTGGATTACTTTCATGCTTTAGACTCCCTAAAGTTAGCCCAGGAAATTCAAAAGAGAACAGATCATGTTGTCAAGTGTTTCTTGCAGGTCAATATTTCTGGGGAAGAAAGCAAGCATGGGTTTTCAAAAGAAGAATTGCTAGAACTTTTGCCAGAATTGGCTAAGTTAGATCAGATTGAGTATGTTGGTTTAATGACCATGGCTCCTTTTGAGGCAGACAGTGATGAATTGAAAGAAATTTTCAAGGATACGCAGGCTCTGCAAGCAGAAATTAGAGAAAAACAAATCCCTAATATGCCGATGACAGAGCTAAGCATGGGAATGAGTCGTGATTTTAAAGAAGCGATTCAGTTCGGCTCAACCTTTGTTCGAATCGGTACAGCATTTTTTAAATAGGAGAGAGCTATGTCTTTAAAAGATAGATTCGATAAATTTATAGATTATTTTACAGAAGACGGAGAAGAAACGACTAACTATCAGACTCAACAAGAGGAAACAGTTAGCCCAGCCATCTCAACTTCTAAAGAATTACCAGCACCTGCTCAGTCAGGAACAGCAAAAGATGCAAATATTACTCGTCTTCATGCGCGTCAGCAAGAATTGGCGATGCAAAGTCACCGTTCAGATGAGAAAGTGACAATTGACGTTCGCTATCCAAGGAAATATGAAGATGCAACTGAAATTGTAGATTTGTTGGCTGGAAATGAAAGTATTTTGATTGATTTCCAATACATGACAGAAGTACAAGCCCGTCGTTGCCTTGATTACTTGGATGGAGCCCGTCATGTCTTAGCTGGAAATATGAAAAAAGTTGCGAGTACGATGTATCTATTGACGCCTGTCAACGTTATCGTGAATATTGAAGATATCAAACTTCCAGACGAATCACAAAGCGCTGAGTTTGGTTTTGATATTAAACGAAATAGAGCAAGATAATGATTTTCTTAATTCGTTTAATCCAAAATGCGGTTAGCATTTATTCCATCATTCTCGTTGCATTTGCTCTTCTTTCATGGTTTCCAAATGCCTATGAAAGCCAGCTAGGTCGCTTAGTTATCAGACTTGCTCGCCCAGTTATTGAGCCCCTTCGTAAGCTCAATCTACAATTTGCTGGTCTTGATTTTACGGTTTGGGCAGCGCTAATTCTGATTCAGTTTGTTGGAAATATCTTAACACGACTAGTACTATTACTATGACAGTAAATCGAGCCATTTATCAGCATTTTTCCCAAGATGATATCCCCTTTATTGATAAGGGATTAGAGTGGATCAAGCGGGTAGAAGATACATATGCGCCGGTGCTTACTCCATTTATCAATCCCCATCAGGAACAGATTTTGAGGGTACTAGCTGGGACATATGGACTGGGTTGCCAAAGTAGTGGTGATGTTCTTCCGACAGAGTCGGTTCGAGTTCTTCTCTATCCAGATTACTTTGAACCGGAGATATCAGACTTTGAAATGGCCTTGTTGGAAATTTGCTATCCGAGTAAGTTTGAGCAACTGAGTCATGGAAAAATATTGGGAACAATTATCAACCAACTAGGAATTGACCGTAAATTATTTGGTGATATCTTGGTAGATGAAAAGAGAGCACAGATTTTTGTCAATCGTGATTTCATTCCTCTTTTTCAGGATGGAATAAGAAAGATTGGCAGACTTCCTGTATCGCTGGAGGAACGTCCTTTTACCGATAGGATTTTGTCTAAAATTGATTATAGAGAACGAGAAATTTTAGTTTCGAGTTTTCGATTGGATGCCCTCTTATCAAGTGCCTTGAAATTATCTAGAAACCAAGCTAGTCAATTGATAGAGAAAAAATCTGTCCAGGTGAACTATCATCTGGTTGAAAAAAGTGATTACCAGGTTGCAGTTGGAGATTTGATCAGTGTGAGAAAGTTTGGTCGTCTAAAAGTTGTCAAAGACAATGGTCAGACCAAAAAGGATAAGAAAAAACTAACAGTCCGGCTACTTTTAAGCAAGTGAGAAAAAATATGTCGATTACACCACAAGAAATAAGTGATAAAGCTTTCTCAAGAACATTCAGAGGCTACAATCAGGAAGAAGTTGACCTCTTTCTAGATAAGATTTACTTTGAATTAGAGGAGATGATTCGATACAAAGATGAAACTGAACTCTATATCAAAAAACTAGAAGAACGTCTTTCCTATTATACGAATGATATTCCTAAGAGAACAGTAACAAGCGAGCAAGAACCAGAAGCAATTAATGATTCTATTTTTTATTAAGTAAGTGAGGAAAAGTATGCCAATTACATCGTTAGAAATTAAAGATAAAACCTTTGGCACAAGATTTAGAGGTTTTGACCCAGAAGAAGTAGACGAGTTTCTTGATATCGTTGTTCGTGACTACGAAGACTTGGTTCGTAGCAATCACGATAAAGAGACACACATCAAGAGTTTGGAAGAACGTTTGTCATACTTCGATGAGATGAAGGATTCCTTGAGTCAGTCAGTTTTGATTGCTCAAGATACAGCTGAGCGTGTCAAACAAGCTGCTCAAGAACGTTCAAACAATATTATTCAACAAGCTGAACAGGACGCTCAGCGTTTGCTTGAAGAAGCGAAATACAAGGCAAATGAAATTCTCCGTCAGGCAACAGATAATGCGAAGAGAGTGGCTGTTGAGACAGAAGAGTTGAAGAACAAGAGCCGCGTATTCCATCAACGCCTCAAGTCTACGATTGAAAGTCAATTGGCTATTGTCGAGTCATCTGATTGGGAAGATATTCTTCGCCCAACAGCTACTTACCTTCAGACAAGTGATGAAGCCTTTAAAGAAGTGGTGGGTGAAGTTCTGGGTGAATCTGTATCTTTACAACCAGAGGAAGAGCCTATTGATATGACTCGTCAATTCACACCAGAAGAGGTTGCTGAATTGCAAGCTCGTATCGAGGCTGGCAACAAGGAATTAGCTGAGTTTGAAGCTCAACAAAATCAACAGACAGAAGAAATTGATCAGCATGAAGAGTCAGTTGAAGTAGAAGCTACTGCGGCAACTGAGGACGATGCAAACAAAGAATCTGTTCTTATCCTATAAAAAATGTGAGAACAAGATCCAACCAACTATATTTTCAGCGAGCGGGAGATGGTGAGAGTCCTGCAATCCCTAGTGGTTAGATTATCCTCTCAACGAATCTAGTCTGAAAGCAGTAAGACTAGACGTCCCCCACGTTACGGGAAAAGAGGAAAAGAGACCCTGTCTTTTTTCGAACAAAGGTGGTACCACGATTTTCGTCCTTTTTGCGAATCGTGGTTTTTATTTTGTCAGTTTAAATTAAAGGAGTAACAATGAAACTTAAAGAAACCCTCAATCTAGGGAAAACAGACTTTCCTATGCGTGCTGGTCTTCCAACCAAAGAACCAGTTTGGCAAAAAGAATGGGAAGAAGCAAAACTTTACCAACGTCGTCAAGAATTGAACCAAGGAAAACCACATTTCACCTTGCATGATGGACCTCCGTATGCAAACGGAAATATCCACGTTGGACATGCCATGAACAAGATTTCTAAAG
This Streptococcus oralis DNA region includes the following protein-coding sequences:
- the ftsA gene encoding cell division protein FtsA, translated to MTRDGFFTGLDIGTSSIKVLVAEHRDGEVNVIGVSNAKSKGVKDGIIVDIEAAASAIKSAITQAEEKAGISIKSVNVGLPANLLQVEPTQGMIPVTSDTKEITDQDVENVVKSALTKSMTPDREVITFIPEEFIVDGFQGIRDPRGMMGVRLEMRGLLYTGPRTILHNLRKTVERVGIHVDNVIISPLAIVNSVLNEGEREFGATVIDMGGGQTTVATIRNQELQFTNIYQEGGDYVTKDISKVLKTSQKIAESLKLNYGEAYVPLASNETFQVEVIGEVEPVEVTESYLAEIISARIKHIFDQIKQELERRHLLDLPGGIVLIGGNAILPGIVELAQEVFGVRVKLYVPNQVGIRNPAFAHVISLSEFAGKLTEVNLLAQKAVKGDEFLRQKPINFGIPNQRLNPVAQPSPAQTAPAETVQETPVAPKEEFQASSQSKPKLTERFRGLIGSMFDE
- the ftsZ gene encoding cell division protein FtsZ; translation: MTFSFDTAAAQGAVIKVIGVGGGGGNAINRMVDEGVAGVEFIAANTDVQALSSTKAETVIQLGPKLTRGLGAGGRPEVGRKAAEESEEALTEAITGADMVFITAGMGGGSGTGAAPVIARIAKDLGALTVGVVTRPFGFEGSKRGQYAVEGINELREHVDTLLIISNNNLLEIVDKKTPLLEALSEADNVLRQGVQGITDLITNPGLINLDFADVKTVMANKGNALMGIGIGSGEERVVEAARKAIYSPLLETTIDGAEDVIVNVTGGLDLTLIEAEEASEIVNQAAGQGVNIWLGTSIDESMKDEIRVTVVATGVRQERVEKVVGARNNQPVGRPSTKAPQAHTFDRQFDLEETAELPKSSPRRFETNQASAFGDWDLRRESIVRQTDPVVSPVERFETPVSQDEDELDTPPFFKNR
- a CDS encoding YggS family pyridoxal phosphate-dependent enzyme produces the protein MNLKKNTELVFQQIADASQEANRALDAVSVIAVTKYVDVQTAEAMLPLGVRHIGENRVDKFLEKYQALKDYPVTWHLIGTLQRRKVKEVIPYVDYFHALDSLKLAQEIQKRTDHVVKCFLQVNISGEESKHGFSKEELLELLPELAKLDQIEYVGLMTMAPFEADSDELKEIFKDTQALQAEIREKQIPNMPMTELSMGMSRDFKEAIQFGSTFVRIGTAFFK
- a CDS encoding cell division protein SepF: MSLKDRFDKFIDYFTEDGEETTNYQTQQEETVSPAISTSKELPAPAQSGTAKDANITRLHARQQELAMQSHRSDEKVTIDVRYPRKYEDATEIVDLLAGNESILIDFQYMTEVQARRCLDYLDGARHVLAGNMKKVASTMYLLTPVNVIVNIEDIKLPDESQSAEFGFDIKRNRAR
- a CDS encoding YggT family protein — translated: MIFLIRLIQNAVSIYSIILVAFALLSWFPNAYESQLGRLVIRLARPVIEPLRKLNLQFAGLDFTVWAALILIQFVGNILTRLVLLL
- a CDS encoding YlmH family RNA-binding protein, giving the protein MTVNRAIYQHFSQDDIPFIDKGLEWIKRVEDTYAPVLTPFINPHQEQILRVLAGTYGLGCQSSGDVLPTESVRVLLYPDYFEPEISDFEMALLEICYPSKFEQLSHGKILGTIINQLGIDRKLFGDILVDEKRAQIFVNRDFIPLFQDGIRKIGRLPVSLEERPFTDRILSKIDYREREILVSSFRLDALLSSALKLSRNQASQLIEKKSVQVNYHLVEKSDYQVAVGDLISVRKFGRLKVVKDNGQTKKDKKKLTVRLLLSK
- a CDS encoding DivIVA domain-containing protein — encoded protein: MSITPQEISDKAFSRTFRGYNQEEVDLFLDKIYFELEEMIRYKDETELYIKKLEERLSYYTNDIPKRTVTSEQEPEAINDSIFY
- a CDS encoding DivIVA domain-containing protein, which encodes MPITSLEIKDKTFGTRFRGFDPEEVDEFLDIVVRDYEDLVRSNHDKETHIKSLEERLSYFDEMKDSLSQSVLIAQDTAERVKQAAQERSNNIIQQAEQDAQRLLEEAKYKANEILRQATDNAKRVAVETEELKNKSRVFHQRLKSTIESQLAIVESSDWEDILRPTATYLQTSDEAFKEVVGEVLGESVSLQPEEEPIDMTRQFTPEEVAELQARIEAGNKELAEFEAQQNQQTEEIDQHEESVEVEATAATEDDANKESVLIL